Proteins co-encoded in one Plasmodium coatneyi strain Hackeri chromosome 7, complete sequence genomic window:
- a CDS encoding Aspartic acid-rich protein, giving the protein MKRDRSENSVENASDPKHSKIENDDPLIPFMKDFEDIQKDIEQLDIKCAHEQMNIQKQYDEKKKPLFEKRDEIIEKVPGFWANTLRKHPALSDIVPEDIDILNCLVKLDLKDNMDNNGSYKITFTFNEKAKEYMEPLTLVKHVTFDNNQEKVVECTRIKWKDGKNPIAAVSNNRSDLDNEMPKWSIFEWFTTEELQDKPDVGELIRREIWHNPLSYYLGLEDFDDFDEDFDEEFDDEDDEDDEEDDEEDEEDEEDEEDEDDKDDDDEKDDDDMDGDDDGKEDENDD; this is encoded by the exons atgaagagagaTCGCTCCGAGAATTCAGTTGAAAATGCATCCGACCCTAAGCATTC AAAAATTGAGAACGATGACCCCCTGATACCGTTCATGAAGGATTTCGAAGACa TCCAAAAGGACATCGAGCAGTTGGACATAAAATGTGCGCATGAGCAGATGAACATCCAGAAGCAGTAtgatgagaagaagaagcctTTGTTCGAAAAGCGAGATGAGATAATTGAGAAGGTGCCCGGGTTCTGGGCTAACACCCTGAGGAAGCATCCTGCATTAAGCGATATAGTGCCCGAGGATATAGATATTTTAAACTGCCTCGTAAAATTAGATCTGAAGGATAATATGGACAACAATGGCTCCTACAAAATTACCTTCACCTTTAATGAAAAGGCAAAGGAGTACATGGAGCCGCTAACTTTAGTAAAGCATGTCACCTTCGACAACAATCAGGAGAAGGTAGTTGAGTGTACCAGAATTAagtggaaggatggaaagaaTCCCATAGCAGCTGTGTCGAACAATAGATCCGACTTAGACAACGAAATGCCAAAATGGTCTATCTTCGAATGGTTCACCACGGAAGAATTACAAGATAAACCAGATGTAGGGGAATTGATAAGAAGAGAAATTTGGCACAATCCCTTATCCTACTATCTTGGCTTAGAAGACTTTGATGACTTCGATGAAGACTTCGACGAAGAGTTTGATGATGAggacgatgaggatgacgaggaagatgatgaagaggatgaggaagatgaGGAGGATGAGGAAGACGAGGACGATAAGGACGACGATGATGAGAAAGATGATGACGATATGGATGGAGATGATGATGGGAAGGAGGACGAGAATGATGACTAG
- a CDS encoding Gamma-glutamylcysteine synthetase, producing the protein MGFLKIGTPLSWEDVQKVKSLIRLYGILQFVHTYKCNKDRVDENIMFGDEIEYIVICNDENLKESSALLCATDLIDEMMNLESVTYCEYGSHWTPEYSSFTIEGTPSVPFKFDINSSPFVEDSMRIRRIKLNNVLSAIAGVRAITLPCFPNSLLENSLLMAKRITQETGKRKGDRGKGVGSGGDTLETPTREHVNQKEGQKGQGEMVKQVITQGEYKITLNDSSQTYADEGKSTQFVNSDVIAQKNDDSLMQEMCEDEVGSADQADQPDQADQPDQADQSNESNLTSQATTPNQPIFINEAKENLLFECDLFKPEQTRNYSNSCLVTDMVISPHARYVTLTKNIRKRRGTKVISFNEIYKDENTEKMPRWEHSLDKTDRRLFKKIKKKYVLDEHLIWNKSMTNRKRVESVQSDLPPSGDVTSPAVVEASEDPYPEDALPAPASLMNEVIKNSLFSNLDDVKDHIYVYDRKFIQEYSEKCKNPIKNYVYLDAMFFGMSMCCQQVTMSFPTIDDAKYLYDQLAVIAPLFLALTACTPYLGGFLTETDTRWRVISNSVDCRTEEELSYLSKPRYSGISLYISNELPLRKNYHFYNDIDVVLDKNVYDKLVKENVDDFLARHVASLFVRDPIVVFEGSYSEKDIQSIEGRMSKVGSDMGVDSAASGASRLDGNPMNSVYLSDDFNFLEDYEETVLSSHQHFENFQSTNWNSVRFKPPPILNNHGNGPSSIGWRVEFRTPDIQITDFENASVVTLIMVLSKFILKERLNLYIPMSMLEENLFRSANRDAIFKEKFYFRRDLTYDTEDNQVEEKTLYDIFFNEHNGIFFLCSKYIEEQFREGQLSHAAKNKIDEYIEFVKQRCAGKICTGAAYLRNFILNHPAYEKDSYINSRINYDICKLIADIGKGLIIPQELLGVFVDPYKERIKSDLRQINESQYVKSLAYKFISGEDYTQYLLLSEAIKEGKDYYTGTRRSYGEESMDNNTLEFGKKLYQLSA; encoded by the coding sequence atgggATTCCTCAAAATTGGAACTCCATTAAGTTGGGAGGATGTGCAAAAAGTAAAATCACTAATCAGGTTATATGGCATACTACAATTTGTTCATACGTACAAATGTAACAAAGACCGAGTGGACGAGAACATCATGTTTGGGGACGAAATAGAATACATCGTTATTTGCAATGAtgaaaatttgaaagaaTCTTCTGCGCTTTTATGTGCAACAGATTTGATTGATGAAATGATGAACCTAGAAAGTGTTACCTATTGTGAGTATGGATCTCATTGGACTCcagaatattcttccttcaccaTTGAAGGGACACCTTCCGTTCCGTTTAAATTTGATATAAATTCTTCACCCTTTGTTGAAGATTCCATGCGCATAAGGAGAATAAAACTGAACAATGTTCTCAGTGCTATTGCGGGAGTGCGGGCCATCACTTTGCCATGCTTCCCAAATTCACTACTAGAGAATAGCCTCCTTATGGCCAAAAGAATTACTCAAGAAacggggaagaggaagggtgACAGGGGGAAAGGTGTTGGTTCAGGTGGAGACACCTTGGAGACGCCAACAAGGGAACATGTTAATCAAAAGGAAGGGCAAAAGGGACAGGGCGAGATGGTCAAACAAGTCATCACGCAGGGAGAATACAAAATAACACTCAATGATAGCTCACAGACGTATGCAGACGAGGGTAAGTCTACCCAGTTTGTAAACTCGGATGTGATTGCCCAGAAGAATGACGACTCGTTGATGCAAGAAATGTGCGAGGACGAAGTGGGCAGCGCGGATCAGGCGGATCAGCCAGATCAGGCAGACCAACCAGACCAGGCTGACCAATCGAATGAATCAAACCTGACCAGTCAGGCGACCACACCGAACCAACCCATCTTCATCAACGAGGCCAAGGAAAACCTCCTCTTCGAATGTGACCTGTTCAAACCTGAGCAGACAAGGAACTACAGCAACAGCTGCCTCGTCACCGACATGGTGATCAGTCCACACGCCAGGTATGTCACTCTCACTAAGAATATAAGAAAACGACGGGGGACGAAAGTCATTTCATTTAACGAGATATACAAAGATGAGAACACAGAGAAGATGCCCAGGTGGGAACACTCTCTGGATAAAACGGACAGAAGACTTTTCAagaaaattaagaaaaagtACGTCCTCGATGAGCACTTGATTTGGAACAAGTCTATGACGAACAGAAAGAGAGTAGAATCGGTCCAGTCGGATTTGCCTCCAAGTGGAGATGTGACGTCTCCAGCAGTGGTAGAAGCGTCGGAGGATCCCTACCCGGAGGACGCCCTCCCCGCGCCAGCCAGCCTAATGAATGAAGTGATAAAGAATAGTCTGTTCAGCAACCTGGACGATGTGAAGGACCACATCTACGTGTACGACCGCAAGTTTATCCAGGAGTACTCAGAAAAGTGCAAGAACCcaattaaaaattatgtttACCTAGATGCAATGTTCTTCGGAATGAGCATGTGTTGTCAGCAAGTGACCATGTCCTTTCCAACTATTGATGACGCGAAGTATTTATATGACCAGCTAGCTGTTATCGCGCCCTTGTTCCTAGCCCTAACGGCGTGCACCCCATATTTAGGAGGATTTCTCACCGAGACGGATACTCGATGGAGAGTCATATCAAACTCTGTTGACTGTAGAACAGAGGAGGAACTATCCTACCTATCGAAGCCAAGATATTCAGGAATATCTTTGTACATTTCTAATGAATTGCCACTTAGGAAGAACTACCATTTCTATAACGACATAGATGTGGTGTTGGATAAGAATGTGTATGATAAATTGGTGAAAGAAAATGTGGATGATTTTTTAGCTAGACATGTTGCGTCTCTTTTTGTTAGGGACCCCATCGTGGTTTTTGAGGGGTCCTACAGTGAGAAGGATATACAGTCAATTGAGGGGAGGATGAGTAAGGTGGGTTCCGACATGGGAGTAGATTCCGCCGCTTCTGGCGCCAGTAGGTTGGACGGAAACCCCATGAACAGCGTGTACCTCAGCGACGATTTCAACTTTCTGGAGGACTACGAAGAGACGGTGTTGTCCTCTCATCAGCACTTTGAAAATTTCCAAAGCACCAACTGGAACAGCGTTCGGTTTAAGCCGCCCCCCATCCTGAACAACCACGGCAACGGGCCAAGTTCCATAGGATGGAGAGTAGAATTTCGCACGCCAGACATTCAGATCACCGACTTTGAAAACGCCTCAGTCGTTACGCTAATTATGGTGTTGTCCAAATTTATCCTAAAGGAAAGGTTGAACCTTTACATTCCCATGTCGATGTTGGAGGAAAACCTTTTCCGTTCCGCTAATAGGGATGccatttttaaggaaaaattctACTTCAGGAGAGATCTAACATACGACACGGAGGATAATCAAGTGGAGGAGAAGACCTtatatgatattttttttaacgaacACAATggcattttcttcctatgCTCCAAGTACATTGAGGAGCAGTTCCGTGAAGGGCAACTTTCCCATGCAGCTAAGAACAAAATAGATGAATACATAGAATTTGTGAAGCAAAGATGTGctggaaaaatatgtacaggTGCCGCCTACTTGAGAAACTTCATTTTAAACCACCCAGCGTATGAGAAGGACTCCTACATCAATAGCAGGATAAATTATGATATTTGTAAGCTCATAGCTGATATAGGGAAGGGGCTTATCATCCCGCAGGAACTGCTGGGCGTGTTTGTGGACCCTTACaaggaaagaattaaaagTGATTTGCGGCAAATTAATGAAAGTCAATATGTGAAGAGCTTGGCTTATAAGTTCATCTCCGGGGAGGACTACACACAGTATTTGCTGCTCAGCGAGGCCATTAAGGAGGGTAAGGATTACTACACCGGTACGCGTCGCAGCTACGGTGAGGAGTCCATGGATAACAACACGCTGGAGTTTGGGAAGAAGCTCTACCAGCTGAGTGCCTAA